The Episyrphus balteatus chromosome 4, idEpiBalt1.1, whole genome shotgun sequence genome includes a window with the following:
- the LOC129918354 gene encoding uncharacterized protein LOC129918354: MHKEQSVEGSEKNDYPKASNGLVFGAIVTFIGSIALLMAFCSPYWIESYEESRSAFLNMGIWQYCFKNFVYPNYQFPKKFTGCYGAYSHEYHEIREYLLPGWLISVQVLVTIGFLLAYACLGVLSMIITRLPLKGVLQYEWILTRISFILCAVSSLCMFVAVVIFGCCAYRRDWLMYPKFNVLSWSYSLAVVAFMILGLAAMILYREAKDAYELRGDSKNLVMQMEMQEPGYQPPRHHQSQSRSLHGYI, encoded by the exons ATGCACAAAGAACAATCTGTTGAAGGTTCAGAAAAGAATGATTATCCCAAAGCTTCCA ATGGCCTAGTTTTTGGAGCAATTGTTACATTTATTGGTTCCATTGCTCTTTTAATGGCTTTTTGTTCGCCTTATTGGATTGAGTCATACGAGGAATCACGTAGTGCCTTCTTGAATATGGGAATCTGGCAATATTGTTTTAAGAACTTTGTCTATCCGAATTATCAATTCCCTAAAAAGTTTACTGGCTGCTATGGAGCTTATAGTCAT GAATATCACGAAATTAGGGAGTACTTACTTCCTGGATGGTTAATCTCTGTTCAAGTTCTTGTGACAATTGGTTTTTTACTTGCCTACGCTTGTTTGGGAGTTCTCTCGATGATTATTACTCGTTTGCCACTCAAAGGAGTCTTACAATACGAATGGATTCTAACTAGAATCTCTTTTATTTTGTGCGCTGTCTCAA gCCTCTGTATGTTTGTGGCTGTGGTCATCTTTGGTTGCTGCGCTTATCGTCGCGACTGGCTAATGTATCCAAAGTTTAACGTCCTCTCCTGGTCTTACTCGTTGGCTGTTGTTGCATTTATGATTTTAGGACTTGCTGCAATGATTCTTTATCGTGAGGCAAAGGATGCTTATGAATTGCGTGGCGATAGTAAGAATCTGGTCATGCAAATGGAAATGCAGGAGCCTGGCTATCAACCACCTCGCCATCATCAGAGTCAATCTCGTAGTCTACATGGTTACATATAG